A portion of the Blautia hansenii DSM 20583 genome contains these proteins:
- a CDS encoding aminopeptidase, whose amino-acid sequence MDERIKKLAKVLVNHSCRVQKGEKVYIHYVGYETKALARQLIKEVYEAGGIPFPHFTDAQVEREMLLHCTKEQLQLMAEVDGQEMSQMDCYIGIRGGDNVSEKSDVPAEKLNLYEQYYSTPVHGNIRVPKTKWVVLRYPNASMAQLSNTSLEAFEDFYFDVCTLDYGKMAKAMEPLVKYMEKTDKVRITGPGTDLTFSIKDIPVVPCSGECNIPDGEVFTAPVRDSINGTLSYNTPSAFQGFTYENICLEFKDGKIIKATANDTERINKVFDIDEGARYVGEFAIGVNPYVLNPMKDTLFDEKIQGSIHITPGRCYENDAPNGNHSAIHWDLVLIQRPEYGGGEIYFDDVLVRKDGRFVVPELECLNPENLK is encoded by the coding sequence ATGGATGAAAGAATTAAAAAATTAGCAAAAGTATTAGTAAACCATTCTTGCAGAGTTCAAAAAGGAGAAAAAGTTTATATTCATTACGTGGGATATGAAACAAAGGCGCTGGCAAGACAGCTGATAAAAGAAGTATATGAGGCAGGGGGAATTCCGTTTCCACATTTTACAGATGCACAGGTAGAAAGAGAAATGCTTCTGCACTGCACAAAAGAGCAGCTTCAGCTTATGGCAGAAGTTGACGGACAGGAAATGTCTCAGATGGATTGCTACATTGGTATTCGCGGAGGCGATAACGTATCTGAAAAGTCTGATGTTCCGGCTGAAAAATTAAATCTTTATGAGCAGTATTACAGCACACCGGTTCATGGAAACATCCGTGTGCCAAAGACAAAATGGGTTGTTTTGAGATATCCAAATGCTTCTATGGCACAGCTTTCCAACACAAGTCTGGAGGCCTTTGAAGATTTCTACTTTGATGTATGTACTTTGGACTACGGCAAGATGGCAAAGGCTATGGAACCTCTTGTAAAATATATGGAAAAGACAGATAAGGTGCGCATTACAGGACCGGGAACAGACCTGACCTTCTCCATTAAAGATATTCCGGTTGTTCCGTGCAGCGGGGAATGTAACATTCCTGACGGTGAAGTGTTTACAGCCCCGGTAAGAGACTCTATAAACGGAACCCTGTCCTACAATACACCATCCGCATTTCAGGGCTTTACTTATGAAAATATCTGTCTGGAATTTAAGGACGGTAAGATTATTAAGGCAACAGCCAATGACACAGAGAGAATTAACAAAGTATTTGACATTGATGAAGGAGCACGTTATGTAGGGGAATTTGCCATCGGAGTAAATCCTTACGTATTAAATCCTATGAAGGATACACTTTTTGATGAGAAAATTCAGGGCTCTATCCATATTACACCGGGCAGATGCTATGAAAATGATGCGCCAAACGGCAATCATTCAGCCATTCACTGGGATTTGGTGTTAATTCAGAGACCGGAATACGGCGGAGGAGAAATCTATTTTGATGATGTTCTGGTTCGTAAAGACGGAAGATTTGTAGTTCCTGAGCTGGAATGTCTCAATCCGGAGAACTTAAAATAG
- a CDS encoding class I SAM-dependent methyltransferase → MDKLKELLDKYINEKLKKAVISNARKKDGISKLQVRPILLKGELVYQVTRTEGQKELHENFDKENVVAYLIRQMEENFKQLQLETREVSASALVSKKGKVTIKVKENKGKAKEEYVPMLSHNRTKNYLLKEGVPVPWLVDLGVMSQDGKVKNARYDKFKQLNRFLEFIEDVLPKLPKDREVQIIDFGCGKSYLTFAMYYYLKELKGYDIRVTGLDLKEDVIKTCSKLAEKYGYTKLRFLQGDIASYEGADKVDMVVTLHACDTATDYALAKAVKWGASVILSVPCCQHELNRQVSNEALQPVLEYGILKERFAALLTDGLRAQMLQSKGYDTQILEFIDMEHTPKNLLIRAVKNENKKNDIQQQGKWEACAKAFHAEPTLQKLLFEK, encoded by the coding sequence ATGGATAAATTAAAAGAACTTTTAGATAAATATATAAATGAAAAGCTGAAAAAAGCCGTAATTAGTAATGCCAGAAAAAAAGATGGAATATCAAAGCTTCAGGTGCGTCCCATTTTGTTAAAAGGGGAGCTTGTTTATCAGGTGACCAGAACAGAAGGCCAAAAGGAGCTTCATGAAAATTTTGATAAAGAAAATGTGGTTGCATATTTAATTCGCCAAATGGAAGAAAACTTCAAGCAGCTTCAGTTAGAAACAAGAGAAGTTTCTGCATCTGCGCTGGTGAGCAAAAAAGGCAAAGTGACCATTAAGGTAAAAGAAAATAAGGGAAAGGCAAAGGAAGAGTATGTACCTATGCTTTCTCATAATAGAACCAAGAATTATCTTTTAAAAGAAGGCGTACCTGTTCCTTGGCTCGTGGACTTAGGTGTCATGAGCCAAGACGGTAAGGTGAAAAATGCACGTTATGATAAATTTAAACAGTTAAACCGCTTTTTGGAATTTATTGAGGATGTGCTGCCGAAGCTTCCTAAGGATAGAGAGGTACAGATTATTGATTTTGGGTGTGGAAAGTCTTACCTTACCTTTGCCATGTACTATTATTTAAAGGAGCTGAAAGGGTACGATATCCGCGTTACAGGACTGGATTTAAAAGAAGACGTAATTAAAACCTGCAGCAAACTGGCAGAAAAATACGGATATACAAAGCTTCGTTTTCTTCAGGGGGATATTGCTTCTTATGAAGGGGCAGATAAGGTGGATATGGTGGTAACACTTCATGCCTGTGATACAGCTACGGATTATGCATTGGCGAAAGCTGTGAAGTGGGGAGCGTCTGTTATTCTTTCTGTGCCATGTTGCCAGCATGAATTGAACAGACAAGTATCTAACGAAGCGTTGCAGCCGGTACTGGAATATGGAATTTTAAAAGAACGCTTTGCAGCTTTACTGACAGATGGTCTTCGGGCACAGATGCTTCAGAGCAAAGGATATGATACACAGATTTTAGAGTTTATTGATATGGAGCATACACCTAAAAATCTGCTTATCCGTGCAGTGAAAAACGAAAATAAGAAAAATGATATACAACAGCAGGGAAAATGGGAAGCATGTGCAAAGGCATTTCATGCAGAGCCCACTCTCCAAAAGCTGTTGTTTGAGAAATAG
- a CDS encoding sigma factor regulator N-terminal domain-containing protein, giving the protein MKDWNEKKLDEELNALVEELPLKDDLEKKINQSINRRIRKIIITTVSATLIFLLLIFAIISPVMNCLYFNPYKLNKEPDKIYTNVMRDYWELSKPYTEIMDMEVTPKGFANYEVQVQVTDGKSEVQLGTPNAGFHVKCGKYTDMIEPNQLYFTHIFGRFEQPYSNKEEIVEQIEELPESAMIYLVVSDSKAKTLSELQNLPVQIDWIQVYQPNAEFQGGLQLSNRTVCMEKEDERELLSEKELKKVYLSNLKNLLDNSELWTDLGLCDGRKAWTDEVGVLEKTYQDAQKLKTLESENYCVSGKKDNILTYLQNLEEQSIFVEDVSFTSLQTKSN; this is encoded by the coding sequence ATGAAAGACTGGAACGAGAAAAAATTAGATGAAGAATTAAATGCTCTTGTGGAGGAGCTTCCGCTTAAAGATGATTTAGAAAAGAAGATTAACCAGAGTATCAATAGGAGAATTCGCAAAATCATAATCACTACGGTTTCGGCAACGCTTATTTTCTTGCTTTTGATTTTTGCCATTATCAGTCCGGTCATGAATTGTTTATATTTCAATCCCTATAAGCTAAACAAAGAGCCGGATAAAATTTATACAAATGTGATGAGGGACTATTGGGAGCTTTCCAAACCTTATACAGAAATCATGGATATGGAGGTTACGCCAAAAGGCTTTGCCAATTATGAAGTTCAGGTACAGGTAACAGATGGAAAGTCGGAGGTACAGTTGGGAACTCCAAACGCAGGTTTTCATGTAAAATGTGGAAAATATACAGACATGATAGAGCCTAATCAATTATATTTTACCCATATTTTCGGGCGGTTTGAGCAGCCATATAGTAATAAAGAGGAAATTGTGGAGCAGATAGAAGAATTGCCGGAGTCAGCTATGATATACTTAGTTGTCAGCGACAGCAAGGCAAAGACTTTAAGTGAGCTTCAAAATCTGCCTGTTCAGATAGACTGGATACAGGTATATCAGCCAAATGCAGAATTTCAGGGTGGTTTACAGTTAAGCAACCGTACCGTATGTATGGAAAAAGAAGACGAGAGAGAGCTTTTATCAGAAAAAGAATTAAAAAAAGTATATCTATCAAATTTAAAAAATCTCTTGGATAATTCTGAACTTTGGACAGACTTAGGGTTATGTGACGGCAGAAAAGCATGGACAGACGAAGTCGGTGTTTTAGAAAAAACATATCAGGACGCACAGAAACTAAAAACATTGGAAAGCGAAAACTACTGCGTATCAGGAAAAAAAGACAATATACTGACCTATCTTCAGAACCTAGAAGAACAATCCATTTTTGTAGAAGACGTAAGCTTTACTTCACTGCAAACAAAATCCAACTAG
- a CDS encoding RNA polymerase sigma factor, whose translation MKKDEWQLIYEKYHKSVYLYALSLTKNRTDAEDLLQETFVKAFLSYENTGSLKGWLVKVLRNEFYNLCYKRKKELLDDGELICEYLSSEEDLLAGMIEQEERKALFLAIAALPVQMKEILMESIYFQLSDEAIAKAHGLTKENVRQIRCRAKKKLISSMKEGM comes from the coding sequence ATGAAAAAGGATGAATGGCAACTGATTTATGAAAAATACCATAAATCTGTATATTTATATGCTCTGTCTCTTACCAAGAACCGGACAGATGCAGAAGACCTGCTTCAGGAAACCTTTGTAAAAGCATTTCTGTCATACGAAAACACAGGGAGTTTAAAAGGCTGGCTGGTAAAGGTATTAAGAAATGAATTTTACAATCTATGCTACAAGCGTAAAAAAGAGCTTTTAGATGATGGAGAACTGATTTGCGAGTATTTGAGTTCAGAAGAGGACTTATTAGCAGGCATGATTGAGCAGGAGGAGCGAAAAGCTTTGTTTTTGGCGATTGCAGCTTTACCGGTGCAAATGAAAGAAATTTTAATGGAAAGCATTTATTTTCAATTAAGCGATGAGGCGATTGCCAAAGCTCACGGGCTGACAAAAGAGAATGTAAGGCAGATACGTTGTCGGGCAAAGAAAAAATTAATCAGCAGTATGAAGGAGGGGATGTAG
- a CDS encoding WG repeat-containing protein, whose translation MRKCKKIVVMVLMVCIVSMINACGEKRYADYEGTWLGEAGSVLILYEDKTCMYKDGSDDEIVEGTWDLENDILVVSGCLDYNIQSKLEQETDELLFEADNSEWIDEIFTKTDKKLEDIQNEMKQVQKGENVESETDSSEEEIHIIDGENFSEGMAAVLIRTDEDRDKPVVINKEGSVVFELEDAGEYPYGITDRDARYRATFQSGGLLWEDLGEFAKIYDVEGNIIVDLGEKYSEVEKMGNGYYLVKKRPSGYQTKEVQYGVVNNNGEEVIPLSAELGEYTDGILGNGIILTGNVCISGEDGKVTEINNLNGGRYSTRIHAKRGNKLIAEGGICDLEGNLIAEFNPPYDYRVADMLVSDNTVLTFSGIRTNDETTIRVYDFNGNMISEEAFPDVDIRHIGEYSGGYASVEIFGSDGKYVTMLDENGQFAFEPIKVEGDFKNYLGVSNGMLSYPVDDHSTAFIDKTGEIVFTIDVPYEKVGEYTDGCVRFQTYYGYNYVDVENKKCVFEDKGKQVHFMK comes from the coding sequence ATGAGAAAATGTAAAAAAATAGTAGTGATGGTTCTAATGGTATGTATAGTATCTATGATAAATGCCTGTGGAGAAAAGAGATATGCAGATTATGAGGGAACTTGGCTAGGGGAAGCGGGAAGTGTTTTGATTTTATATGAAGATAAAACATGTATGTATAAAGACGGCAGTGATGATGAAATAGTGGAAGGAACATGGGATCTGGAAAATGATATTCTTGTGGTATCAGGATGCTTAGATTATAATATTCAATCAAAATTAGAACAGGAGACAGATGAATTATTGTTTGAAGCTGATAATTCGGAGTGGATAGATGAAATATTTACCAAAACAGATAAAAAATTGGAAGATATACAAAACGAGATGAAACAAGTACAAAAAGGAGAAAATGTAGAGTCTGAAACAGATTCTTCAGAAGAGGAAATCCATATAATTGATGGAGAAAATTTTTCAGAAGGAATGGCAGCAGTACTAATTCGGACAGATGAGGACAGAGACAAACCGGTAGTGATAAATAAAGAAGGAAGTGTTGTATTTGAATTAGAAGATGCAGGAGAATATCCGTATGGGATAACAGATCGTGATGCAAGATATCGCGCTACTTTTCAAAGTGGAGGATTATTATGGGAAGACCTGGGAGAATTTGCTAAAATCTATGACGTGGAAGGAAATATTATTGTGGATTTAGGCGAGAAATATAGTGAAGTGGAGAAGATGGGAAATGGATATTATCTTGTTAAAAAACGGCCTTCTGGATACCAAACAAAAGAAGTGCAATATGGTGTTGTAAATAATAACGGAGAAGAAGTGATTCCTTTGTCAGCTGAGTTAGGGGAGTACACAGATGGAATACTTGGAAACGGGATAATATTAACGGGAAATGTTTGTATTTCTGGAGAGGATGGCAAGGTGACTGAAATTAATAATCTTAATGGAGGAAGATACAGTACAAGAATTCATGCAAAAAGAGGTAATAAATTAATTGCAGAAGGAGGTATTTGTGATTTGGAAGGGAACTTAATAGCAGAGTTTAATCCTCCATATGATTATAGAGTAGCTGATATGTTGGTTTCAGATAATACAGTATTAACATTTAGTGGTATCCGTACAAATGATGAAACAACCATTAGAGTATATGACTTTAATGGAAACATGATTTCTGAGGAAGCTTTCCCGGATGTGGATATAAGACATATCGGAGAGTATTCGGGAGGATATGCATCAGTAGAAATTTTCGGTTCAGATGGTAAATACGTAACAATGTTGGATGAAAACGGACAATTTGCATTTGAACCGATTAAGGTTGAGGGAGACTTTAAAAATTACTTAGGAGTTTCGAATGGAATGCTGTCATATCCGGTTGATGACCATTCTACTGCTTTTATAGATAAAACTGGAGAAATTGTATTTACTATAGATGTGCCGTATGAAAAGGTAGGAGAATATACAGATGGATGTGTACGTTTTCAAACATATTATGGTTATAATTATGTTGATGTAGAGAATAAAAAATGTGTATTTGAAGATAAAGGGAAACAAGTTCATTTTATGAAATAA
- a CDS encoding SdpI family protein produces MMKKSEYKGIMIITSIMILLPMIIGVVLWDKLPSEIATHFGTDNQANGWSSKPMTVFGMPLLMLALQWFCFLITSNDPKKRNINKKMFTFVLWLVPIISLIVMMSTYTIALGYSVDIGMIVNFLMGIVFIGIGNYMHKIKQNYTVGIKIPWTLSSEANWNKTHRMSSWLFIIGGILFCINGFFKMTEVLFVVIILIAVVPMVYSFVLYKKGI; encoded by the coding sequence ATGATGAAGAAAAGTGAATATAAAGGAATTATGATAATAACATCAATTATGATATTACTTCCTATGATTATAGGAGTTGTTTTATGGGATAAACTCCCAAGTGAGATTGCAACACATTTTGGCACAGATAATCAGGCAAACGGATGGAGCAGCAAACCTATGACTGTTTTTGGAATGCCCCTCTTGATGCTGGCATTACAGTGGTTTTGCTTCCTTATTACATCAAATGATCCGAAAAAGAGAAATATCAATAAAAAGATGTTTACCTTTGTTTTATGGCTTGTTCCCATTATTTCCTTAATTGTTATGATGTCAACTTATACCATTGCCCTTGGATATTCTGTGGATATTGGAATGATAGTCAATTTCCTCATGGGAATTGTATTTATAGGTATTGGAAATTATATGCACAAAATCAAACAGAATTACACGGTTGGAATTAAAATTCCATGGACTTTAAGCAGCGAAGCAAACTGGAATAAAACACACCGTATGTCTTCATGGCTGTTTATTATCGGCGGTATTCTGTTTTGTATCAATGGATTTTTCAAGATGACAGAAGTGCTGTTTGTGGTAATTATTTTAATTGCAGTTGTACCGATGGTATACTCTTTCGTACTTTATAAAAAGGGAATTTGA
- a CDS encoding autorepressor SdpR family transcription factor, whose product MSFADTFKALSNPVRREILQMLKKGRMSAGEIASHFDITSATISNHLNVLKKAGLVWEEKEKNFIYYDLNTSVVEEIMAWLAQLRKEDENDEEK is encoded by the coding sequence ATGAGTTTTGCGGATACGTTTAAAGCGTTATCAAATCCCGTAAGGAGGGAAATCTTACAAATGCTCAAGAAAGGAAGGATGTCTGCAGGAGAAATTGCCAGTCACTTTGATATAACTAGTGCAACTATTTCTAATCACTTAAATGTTTTGAAGAAAGCAGGACTGGTGTGGGAAGAAAAAGAAAAAAACTTTATTTATTACGATTTGAATACATCTGTGGTAGAAGAAATTATGGCATGGCTAGCGCAGCTAAGAAAGGAAGATGAAAATGATGAAGAAAAGTGA
- a CDS encoding Na/Pi cotransporter family protein, whose amino-acid sequence MKITDFFSLLGGLALFLYGMQMMSNGLEAAAGNRMKQILEKLTANRFLGVLVGAGITAVIQSSSATTVMVVGFVNSGMMTLKQAVWIIMGANIGTTITGQLIALDIGALAPLFAFCGVAAIVFVKKQQVHHYGLIVAGLGILFIGMEMMSGAMMPLRESEAFVSLMTKFSNPVLGILAGMIFTALIQSSSASVGILQALASSGLIGLPNAVFVLFGQNIGTCITAVLAAIGTSRNAKRTTVIHLLFNIIGTTIFTIVCLLTPLTSLVESFTPGNVSAQIANMHTLFNIATTLLLIPFGTYLAKLAVKILPEKKEELEGVMHMEFIHPMETKRDTQIGLSAIAVTGIKNELHRMINMAKQNVDSSFLCVKEGKKELLEEVREREDYIDYLNKEISKYISKVLVNESNPDDSQYISALFKVCGNVERIGDHAMNICEYTKMIEKQGISFSDEVKEEIDEMRDICGEALDFLGQIKDNTMENVKAIEDFEQKIDDMTEDYRKKQLVRMQKGTCSEEGCIIYAEMLTDFERIGDHILNIGQEMGLGKVSA is encoded by the coding sequence GTGAAAATTACAGATTTTTTCAGCCTTTTAGGCGGTCTGGCATTATTTCTTTATGGAATGCAGATGATGAGCAACGGTTTAGAGGCAGCAGCAGGAAACCGTATGAAACAGATTTTAGAGAAGCTTACAGCAAATCGTTTTTTAGGAGTTTTGGTAGGTGCAGGTATTACGGCTGTTATTCAGTCTTCATCCGCAACAACAGTTATGGTAGTTGGATTTGTTAATTCTGGAATGATGACATTAAAGCAGGCTGTTTGGATTATTATGGGTGCTAATATTGGTACAACCATAACAGGACAGCTCATTGCTCTTGATATTGGAGCACTGGCACCGTTATTTGCTTTTTGTGGTGTTGCAGCAATTGTTTTTGTTAAGAAACAGCAAGTACATCACTATGGTTTAATTGTAGCAGGTCTTGGTATTCTGTTTATCGGTATGGAAATGATGAGCGGTGCAATGATGCCTTTAAGAGAATCTGAAGCTTTTGTTTCTCTTATGACAAAATTCTCTAATCCGGTATTGGGAATTTTAGCAGGTATGATTTTTACAGCACTTATTCAGTCTTCATCCGCATCTGTGGGTATTTTACAGGCTCTTGCATCCAGCGGATTGATTGGACTGCCAAATGCAGTATTTGTATTGTTCGGACAGAACATCGGTACTTGTATTACTGCTGTATTAGCGGCAATCGGTACAAGCAGAAACGCAAAACGTACAACAGTTATTCACCTGTTATTTAACATTATCGGTACAACAATCTTTACGATTGTATGTCTGCTGACACCGCTGACATCTCTGGTAGAAAGCTTTACACCGGGTAATGTATCTGCGCAGATTGCAAATATGCATACATTATTTAATATTGCAACAACCTTGTTATTAATTCCATTTGGAACATACCTTGCTAAATTGGCAGTAAAAATTCTTCCAGAGAAAAAAGAAGAGTTGGAAGGCGTTATGCACATGGAATTTATTCATCCGATGGAAACAAAAAGAGATACACAGATTGGTCTTTCTGCCATTGCTGTAACAGGCATTAAAAATGAGTTACATCGTATGATCAATATGGCAAAACAGAATGTAGACAGCAGTTTCCTTTGTGTGAAAGAAGGAAAGAAAGAACTTTTAGAAGAAGTAAGAGAACGTGAAGACTACATTGATTATTTGAACAAGGAAATTTCTAAATACATTTCCAAAGTTCTGGTAAATGAAAGTAATCCGGATGATTCTCAGTATATCAGTGCTCTGTTTAAGGTTTGTGGTAATGTAGAACGAATTGGTGATCATGCCATGAACATTTGTGAATATACAAAAATGATTGAAAAACAGGGTATTTCTTTTTCAGACGAAGTTAAAGAAGAAATTGATGAAATGCGTGATATCTGCGGGGAAGCTTTAGATTTCCTTGGTCAAATTAAAGATAATACCATGGAGAACGTAAAAGCTATTGAGGACTTTGAACAGAAGATTGATGATATGACTGAGGATTATAGAAAGAAACAGTTAGTTCGTATGCAGAAAGGAACCTGCTCAGAAGAAGGCTGCATTATCTATGCAGAGATGCTTACAGACTTTGAACGAATTGGAGATCATATTTTAAATATTGGTCAGGAAATGGGACTTGGAAAAGTAAGTGCATAA
- a CDS encoding HsmA family protein produces the protein MSTKLIMAIITITLALVFYTIGVFSERKSGILKKPHLIIFWMGLVFDTIGTTIMSSMAKGASLLSPHGITGALAIILMLFHAIWATVVFKGQERKKLENFHKFSIVVWLIWLVPYVLGVFIGMGA, from the coding sequence ATGAGCACAAAATTAATTATGGCAATTATAACAATTACATTGGCACTGGTATTTTATACAATCGGTGTATTTTCAGAGAGAAAAAGTGGTATTTTGAAAAAGCCACATTTGATTATTTTTTGGATGGGACTTGTTTTTGATACCATAGGAACAACGATTATGTCCTCTATGGCAAAAGGGGCCAGTCTTTTAAGTCCTCATGGAATTACAGGTGCATTGGCAATTATTCTCATGTTATTTCACGCAATATGGGCAACTGTTGTATTCAAAGGACAGGAACGCAAAAAGCTGGAGAATTTCCACAAATTTAGTATTGTGGTATGGCTGATTTGGTTAGTTCCTTATGTGCTTGGGGTATTTATTGGAATGGGCGCATAA
- a CDS encoding TetR/AcrR family transcriptional regulator — protein MNTNNTLHDKILAASKEIAADKGFQAINIRAVASKAKISVGSVYNYFPDKSALLQATIADIWCDVFHRTGQCTALSSFHDCLLWLIVSIDKCSCQYPDFFASHAVCFQKTDNIEESREKMSEYLEHIHKGMKLILQKDKKIKAGIFSETFTEDDFIDFIFSNIISGLSGKDKSCSFLLKLTDKLLYD, from the coding sequence ATGAATACAAATAATACATTACATGATAAAATTCTTGCCGCCAGCAAAGAAATTGCTGCTGACAAAGGTTTTCAGGCTATCAATATTCGAGCAGTAGCCAGTAAAGCAAAAATTTCCGTTGGTTCTGTATATAACTATTTTCCGGACAAATCCGCTTTATTACAGGCTACCATTGCGGATATCTGGTGTGATGTCTTCCATCGCACAGGACAATGCACTGCTTTAAGCTCTTTTCACGACTGTCTGCTTTGGCTTATTGTTTCCATTGACAAATGCAGCTGCCAGTATCCGGACTTCTTTGCTTCTCACGCCGTCTGCTTTCAAAAAACAGACAACATAGAAGAAAGCCGTGAAAAAATGAGCGAATATCTGGAACATATTCACAAAGGAATGAAACTTATTCTGCAAAAAGATAAAAAAATAAAAGCCGGTATATTTTCCGAGACTTTTACAGAAGATGATTTTATTGATTTTATATTCTCCAATATTATTTCCGGATTAAGCGGAAAAGACAAATCCTGTTCCTTTCTGCTGAAGCTCACGGATAAATTATTGTATGACTAA
- a CDS encoding NCS2 family permease, which produces MEKFFKLKEHNTTVKTEIMAGMTTFLTMAYILAVNPSLLGNPVCGMDSGAVFTATALASALATFIMAFWANYPIALSAGMGLNAYFAFTVCGGDLKGMDEPWKVALAAVLVEGIIFILLSFFKVRESIVNAIPANLKYGITAGIGLFIAFLGLQGAGIVVADESTLVKLGDFSEPGVALCLIGVLITAVMYHFQVKGYILWGILITWVLGIGAEMIGWYVVEPEAGALSLIPSFTASSFIPKSIAPTFFKFDFGWIGENLSQFVIIVFSFLFVDMFDTIGTVIGVADKANLLDKDGKLPRVGRVLMADAVGTVAGSMMGTSTITSFVESSAGVAEGGKTGLTAMTTGFMFLVSLFLSPIFLAIPGFATAPALIIVGFFMASSIKKMHFEGDTADCVGGYLAFLIMPLTYSIANGIMFGMLAWFGIKVCTGQIKKIHPIMYVVCALFVFRVITMII; this is translated from the coding sequence ATGGAGAAATTTTTTAAACTGAAGGAGCATAATACCACTGTGAAAACAGAGATTATGGCCGGTATGACAACATTCCTTACCATGGCGTATATTCTGGCTGTAAACCCAAGCTTGCTGGGAAATCCTGTATGTGGTATGGACTCCGGTGCGGTCTTTACAGCAACAGCATTGGCATCTGCTCTGGCAACTTTCATTATGGCCTTTTGGGCGAACTATCCCATTGCCCTTTCCGCAGGGATGGGCTTGAATGCTTATTTTGCATTTACTGTATGTGGTGGCGATTTAAAGGGTATGGATGAGCCTTGGAAAGTGGCGCTTGCAGCCGTTTTAGTAGAAGGAATTATCTTTATCCTTTTATCTTTCTTTAAAGTGCGTGAAAGCATTGTAAATGCAATTCCTGCAAACCTGAAATACGGTATTACGGCAGGTATTGGTTTATTTATTGCATTTCTCGGACTTCAGGGCGCAGGCATTGTGGTAGCAGATGAGTCTACTCTGGTAAAATTAGGCGACTTTTCTGAACCGGGAGTGGCGTTGTGTCTGATTGGTGTATTGATTACTGCGGTGATGTATCATTTTCAGGTGAAGGGATATATTTTGTGGGGAATTCTCATTACTTGGGTTTTAGGTATTGGCGCAGAAATGATAGGATGGTATGTAGTAGAGCCGGAAGCGGGAGCTCTTTCTTTAATTCCGTCTTTTACAGCATCTTCCTTTATTCCAAAGTCCATTGCACCGACATTCTTTAAATTTGATTTTGGCTGGATTGGAGAAAACTTATCACAGTTTGTAATTATTGTATTTTCATTCTTATTTGTAGATATGTTTGATACAATCGGAACAGTTATCGGCGTTGCCGATAAAGCAAACCTTCTGGACAAAGACGGCAAACTTCCCCGTGTAGGACGTGTGCTTATGGCAGATGCGGTAGGTACAGTAGCAGGTTCTATGATGGGTACTTCTACCATTACAAGCTTTGTAGAGTCCAGTGCAGGCGTTGCAGAAGGCGGAAAGACAGGTCTTACAGCTATGACAACAGGATTTATGTTCTTAGTTTCCCTGTTTCTGTCACCGATTTTCCTTGCAATTCCGGGATTTGCAACAGCTCCGGCGCTGATTATTGTAGGATTTTTCATGGCGTCATCTATTAAAAAGATGCACTTTGAAGGAGATACCGCAGACTGCGTAGGCGGATATCTGGCATTTTTAATCATGCCGCTTACATATTCTATTGCAAACGGAATTATGTTCGGTATGCTGGCATGGTTTGGTATTAAAGTATGTACAGGTCAGATTAAGAAAATTCATCCGATTATGTACGTGGTATGTGCACTGTTCGTGTTCCGTGTAATTACCATGATTATATAA